A genome region from Primulina eburnea isolate SZY01 chromosome 9, ASM2296580v1, whole genome shotgun sequence includes the following:
- the LOC140840905 gene encoding uncharacterized mitochondrial protein AtMg00860-like, translating to MDLMNRVFKPFLDKFVVVFIDDILVYSSNEEDHKEHLRLAFQTLREKELSKNATEVRSFLGLAGYYRKFVEGFSSIAIPLTKLTQKNSKFQWSEECEQSFETLKKKLTSTPVLVLPTEGKPSTVMHLKKV from the exons atggatctcatgaacagagtgtttAAGCCGTTTCTtgacaagtttgttgtggtattcatcgacgacattctaGTGTAttcgtcaaatgaggaagaccacaaagaacatcttcgtctcgCATTCCAGACGCTAAGAGAGAAGGAACT ATCAAAGAATGCGACAGAGGTACGAAGCTTCTTgggattagcaggctattaccgaaaatttgttgaaggattctCTTCGATAGCCATACCCCTCACCAAGCTTACACAGAAGAACTCCAAGTTTCAATGGAGTGAAGAATGTGAGCAAAGCTTCGagactttgaagaagaagcttaccTCCACTCCGGTGTTGGTATTGCCAACTGAAGGCAAACCATCTACAGTGATGCATCTAAAGAAGGTTTAG